In Actinoplanes octamycinicus, the genomic window CGACCTGCTGCACGCACCGGTGTCCATGAGCTCGGTGGTGCTCGACAGCTCGCAGTTCATCATCGGTCAGCACGGCGTACCGGCCTGGATCGGTGAAGTTCAGGGCACCCCGGCCGAATGGGCGCTGTGCACCCACACCGTGCTCGCCGGCAAGCCGTACTGCATCACCGACGGCACCACCGACCCCCTGCACGCGGTGAACCCGATCTTCGCCATCGCACCGATCCGCAGTTACGCAGGCGTACCCCTGAGCGACGACAGCGGCCACGTTCTCGGCGCCCACTGCGTCATCGACGTCATCCCTCGCACCTTCAGCGAACACGACATCGCCGTCCTGACCGCCGGCGCCGCCGAAACCATGCGCCTGCTCGCCGAACACCGCACCGCACCCACCGCCGCCACCTGACCGTGCCGCAACCGCTGATCAGGACTTACAGGCAGTCGCCAGATCCGGCACCCTGGCAGAAGGCGGCCGGTACCCCGGCTCACCCCCGTCGAGACGGTGTACCGGCCACGCCTCGAAACAGGGTGCTGGCCAAGGTGCGCGTTGTCCGAGCCGGTGGCGGCCGGCCCCGGACCCGGCCTGACATGAAGCTGGCCGACAAGGCTTACACGTCCAAGGCCAACCGGGCCTACCTGTGCCGGCGCGGGGTCCGAGCGTGCATCCCGAGCAAGGCCGATCAGGACGCGCACCGCAAGGCCAAAGGGTCCAAGGGCGGACGCCCGCCTGCCTTCGACCCCGACACCTACCGCCTGCGTCATGCCGTCGAGTGCGGCATCAACCAGCTCAAACAGCACCGCTCGATGGCCACCCGGTACGACAAGCTCGCCGTCCGCGACGCCACCCTCACCATCGCCGCCATCACCTAAGGGCCACGGGGCCACCCTGGTAGCGGTGCAGGTACTCGCGGCCAGCTGGGCCGACGACCCCGACACCCTGCCCTTACTACGCGAGCGCGCCACCACCGACACCGCTGTATGGCAAGAGGCCATGCAGGGCTGATCTGCCGGGTACCTGTTTGGGGTACGCCCATGCCGGATCTTCGTGCTCCGGAGTAGGCATGGCGGGCGGTTCTCACCGCTGCGGGTCAGGCCTCACCCTCGGCTCGCCGGGCCTTCTCGCGACGCTCATGCCGGGCGCGCTTGAGCGCTGTGCGCCAGCGCCAGGGATGTGAAACGGCACCCGGTTGCCGCCGGGTGCCTCTACGACGATCGCCTGATCAGAAGTCGGCCACTCCGCTCGCGCCGGTCGCCCAGCCGGAGGTGTTGTACAGGGTCCCGAGCCGCATCCGGAAGTAGGTGCCGTCCCTGACGTCGGTGGCCGCGTTCGCCCAGGCGCCGGCCGCGATGGTGGTTTGGTAGTTGCAGGTCGTACCGGTCCTGCCGAACATGACACAGACGCGGATCTTGCCCCTGGTCGTGTTCTTGACGTTGATGTCATTGCACTGCGTGGTGGTCTTCAGCACCGGCGTGACCGTGAAATTCCACTGGCCGGCGGGGTCCTCCGGAAAGGCAATAGCGCCGTAGCCGTCGAATTGGAACGAGTACGGCGCGGCCCTGCAGCCGGACGCGGCCAGTGTCGACAGCTTGCCCGAGCCGGGGGTCGGATCGCGGTAGGTGGCGGCCTGCGCAGGCACAGCGCTCGCAGCGAGCAAGGCCGCGGTACCAAGTGCAGCGGAGAGCAAACTACGCTTCATGATCATTAAGTAGCCCTTGGGTCGTGGATGGCCGCTCATCGAGCGACCGGAGAGTCATCGACACATCCCATAGAGATGGCCGGCGAAATATCCGCTCGCATGGGACTCTCATTGAAGAGCCTTGCGGGTAACTTGACCAATTCGCCACGTACCTTGTGAATCTTTTGAAAGCGCTGGTAAAGCGGCAGATAGCCGCGATGGCCGACACCTTGGGTCAACTGTTTCCGCGATGGGCCGGGCCGACGCCCGGCCGGACGGCACGATGGCCATAGCCAGCAGGGGTCAACGCGACAGCGCAGGGCGACCGGCACACTCGGGTAGCTCGTCCGCTTGGGTACACCCCGAAACCACACCCACACCGGGGGGAACCCAAGGGCGTCAGGATAGGGCTCCCCGCCAGGCTTTCCTCCACGGCGGATTCACACGTCGGCGACACGCGATCACCACATTCCCATTAGGGGGACTTCGGGGACGGCCTTGAACTTTGGTGCGCGCGAAGGGACTCGAACCCCTAACCTTCTGATCCGTAGTCAGAATCGGCCGGCGGACGGCGTAGAAGCCGGTGACCAGGCAGTCCTTGGCGGCGGCGAGTTGCGGCAGCGCAGGAGTCAGTTTGAGTTTCAATCAAGAGTCGGCGCTGGAATCGGCTTTTTGACTCGAGGCTTCACATCCGGCATCCGACGGAGGGCAGCAGCACGCGAGGTAGGCCTGCAAGTCGGCAAGGCGGGCGCCGATTGCTGTGGGGTCGGCGCGGTAGCGGACGAGTTTGCCGTCGCGCGTCGCGGTCAGCAGGCCCCCGCGGCGCAAAACCGCGAGTTGCTCGCTCGTGGTCGATTGACCGAGGCCACACGCGGCGGCGACCTCGCCGACGGTCAGCTGCCGGCCGCCGGCGAACAACAACATGATCTGCTGGCGGGTCTCGCTGGCGAGGGCTTTGAGGAAGTCCTGCGCGGATCCGTCGAGCGGTACAGGCGTCGTCATCTCCACCAGTGTCCCCGAACCTTCATTTCGTCATTTCCCGATGTGACGATACATTGCCGGTATGACTTCCGCTGACCTCGTCGTCATCGGTGGTGGCCAGTCCGGCCTGGCCACCGCACACGTTGCCCTGCGCCGCAGTCTGCGACCGCTGGTCCTGGACGCATCGCCGGGGCCGGGTGGGTCATGGCCGTCGTACTACGACAGCCTCACGCTCTTCTCTCCGGCTAGTTTCTCCGCGTTGCCGGGCCGGGCCTTCCCGGGTGACCCGGACCGGTATCCCGTGCGTGACGAGGTCGTCGACTACCTGGCCGCCTACGCCGCAGGCCTCGACGCCGAAGTGCGCTTCGGCGCCCGAGTCGAGCGGGTCACCGCCGACGGCGGCGCCTTCACCGTTGCGGTGGCGGACGGTTCGGAGGTGCGGGCGCCGGCGGTGGTGGCGGCCACCGGCGGATTCGGCACCCCGTACCTTCCGACGCTGCCCGGTCTTGAGTCGTTCACCGGCCGGGTTCTGCACGCCGCGCAGTACCGCAACCCGGACGGGTTCGCCGGTGCGCGGGTGGTGGTGGTCGGTGGCGGGAACTCGGCGGTGCAGATCGCCGTGGAACTCGCCGGGGTCGCGAACGTCAGCCTGGCGACGCGTAGGCCGCTGCGGTTCCAGCGGCAGCGGATCCTGGGCCGGGACTTCCACTGGTGGTTGACGCGGACCGGTCTGGATACCTCGTCGTGGGGTCCGCGGCTGGTGGCCGGGGCGGTGCCGGTGATCGATGACGGCCGGTACCGGGCGGCGATCCGGGCGGGGCGGCCTGATCACCGGCCGTTGTTCGCGCAGGTGGACGGCGATCGGGTGTGGTGGGCCGACGGCACGGTGGAACGGGTGGAGGTGATCGTGCTGGCCACCGGGTATCGGCCGGATCTGCCGTATCTGGCGGGAACCGGGGCGCTCGACGGGCAGGGCCTGCCTCGGCATGCCGGTGGGGTGTCGGCCGCGGTTGCGGGGCTGGGCTTTGTGGGTGTGGAGCGGCAGCGCAGTTTCGCCTCGGCCACGCTGCGCGGGGTGGGCCGCGACGCCGGGTTCGTGCTCGACGGGTTGCTGGCGCGTGCGGGTCGGCACGCCGCGGGAAGTGGGCGGTGAGCACTGTCGCGGTCGTGTTGTTGCTGGTGGCGTCGATGCTCGCGGTCGGAACCTCCACCGGTGTGCCGGAGTTCCGGGCGTTGTTGAGGCGGCGCGGCCTCGTCGCGGCTGCTGT contains:
- a CDS encoding GAF domain-containing protein, which gives rise to MTTITPSELFDRLGEPARIQQIARYDVFDPTLQARLDAVAAHTADLLHAPVSMSSVVLDSSQFIIGQHGVPAWIGEVQGTPAEWALCTHTVLAGKPYCITDGTTDPLHAVNPIFAIAPIRSYAGVPLSDDSGHVLGAHCVIDVIPRTFSEHDIAVLTAGAAETMRLLAEHRTAPTAAT
- a CDS encoding ArsR/SmtB family transcription factor, with translation MTTPVPLDGSAQDFLKALASETRQQIMLLFAGGRQLTVGEVAAACGLGQSTTSEQLAVLRRGGLLTATRDGKLVRYRADPTAIGARLADLQAYLACCCPPSDAGCEASSQKADSSADS
- a CDS encoding flavin-containing monooxygenase; this translates as MTSADLVVIGGGQSGLATAHVALRRSLRPLVLDASPGPGGSWPSYYDSLTLFSPASFSALPGRAFPGDPDRYPVRDEVVDYLAAYAAGLDAEVRFGARVERVTADGGAFTVAVADGSEVRAPAVVAATGGFGTPYLPTLPGLESFTGRVLHAAQYRNPDGFAGARVVVVGGGNSAVQIAVELAGVANVSLATRRPLRFQRQRILGRDFHWWLTRTGLDTSSWGPRLVAGAVPVIDDGRYRAAIRAGRPDHRPLFAQVDGDRVWWADGTVERVEVIVLATGYRPDLPYLAGTGALDGQGLPRHAGGVSAAVAGLGFVGVERQRSFASATLRGVGRDAGFVLDGLLARAGRHAAGSGR